From the genome of Elusimicrobiota bacterium, one region includes:
- a CDS encoding sugar phosphate isomerase/epimerase family protein yields the protein MKKPSKNYFQLGIIHPMAYPETGKGEGPVVETFTAIAKDEFFDAIEFRRHDHNPAIREQLKKIVVESGITPVIAGQPPLLGAKLNLNALDEPARVAAVADVKKSVDEAYYMGARILAILSGPMPASPEEVVKAKDALVKSVVEICNYAKEKKTGYVLTVSLETFDFDIDKKCLIGPTVEAVEFAKIVRKMVDNFGLTLDLSHLPLLRETSKHALKTAKDYLVHVHIGNCIMKDTKQVGYGDQHPRFGISGGENGVNELYEFLKQLKDIGYFDKRPAGMLPIISFEVKPLAGESSELVIANAKRALLAAWDFKSKHEDDENKKHKDKKKHKH from the coding sequence ATGAAAAAACCGAGTAAAAACTATTTTCAGCTTGGTATCATTCATCCAATGGCGTATCCTGAGACTGGTAAGGGTGAAGGGCCGGTAGTTGAAACTTTTACCGCTATAGCTAAGGATGAGTTTTTTGATGCTATCGAATTCCGCAGGCATGATCATAACCCTGCGATACGTGAACAGTTAAAGAAGATCGTGGTGGAAAGCGGGATCACACCGGTTATCGCCGGGCAGCCGCCGTTGTTAGGCGCAAAGCTTAACCTTAATGCGTTAGATGAACCCGCAAGGGTGGCAGCTGTTGCTGATGTAAAAAAGTCTGTGGATGAAGCCTATTATATGGGTGCGCGGATACTCGCGATACTCAGCGGGCCAATGCCGGCGTCTCCCGAAGAAGTTGTTAAAGCAAAGGATGCGTTGGTTAAGTCGGTAGTTGAAATCTGTAATTACGCGAAGGAAAAGAAGACGGGGTATGTTCTAACGGTTTCACTTGAAACGTTTGATTTTGATATAGACAAAAAATGCCTTATTGGCCCGACAGTGGAAGCTGTGGAGTTCGCGAAGATTGTAAGGAAGATGGTAGATAATTTTGGGCTTACCCTCGACCTTAGTCATTTACCGTTACTCCGTGAAACTTCAAAGCATGCGTTAAAAACAGCGAAGGATTATCTTGTGCACGTGCATATAGGTAATTGTATTATGAAAGATACAAAGCAGGTAGGGTATGGTGACCAGCATCCGAGATTCGGGATTTCGGGTGGGGAAAACGGGGTGAATGAACTCTACGAATTCCTTAAACAACTTAAGGATATCGGGTATTTTGATAAACGCCCGGCGGGGATGTTGCCGATTATCAGTTTTGAGGTTAAACCGTTGGCGGGTGAGTCCAGTGAGTTAGTTATAGCCAATGCGAAACGCGCGTTATTAGCCGCATGGGATTTTAAGAGTAAACACGAAGATGACGAAAATAAGAAGCATAAAGATAAGAAGAAACATAAGCACTGA
- a CDS encoding transaldolase family protein, which produces MPKQVPQSAVEKLANLNKEQEIWFDSSPLILDKWIDSVVEKAPEDKRETLRAQLGRFYVKSKPEDSVLVGITTNPPLSLDVIKQLLPEWEKEAKEIAEKHRNLSDKELFWRLYQRIVLRGAKMFEPIFKHTHYKRGYLSGQVDPRILADTAEMLRQGISFNQQMRNVMIKMPGTKQGIYGIMLLTALGIPTNATLTFTLSQLIAVAEAVKQGLALARANGVDLSQWKSVVTHMLGRYEDNPEFDIQAKAVGVEISETDRRWAGLAIFKKAYKIYKERHYESKLLAASMRIGPVINGKKRVWHVEKIAGGDIVLTIFPNIFEAWLENYEGEDIKSYIDEPVPQDVVNKLLKVPYFREAYEEGAQKPEDFINHPAVIATGSAFAKTADDLEDFIVKKKK; this is translated from the coding sequence ATGCCAAAACAAGTGCCGCAGAGCGCGGTGGAAAAACTCGCTAATCTTAACAAAGAACAGGAAATATGGTTTGATTCATCACCGTTGATTCTTGATAAATGGATTGACAGTGTGGTGGAAAAAGCGCCGGAAGATAAACGTGAAACTTTACGTGCACAGCTCGGCCGGTTTTATGTTAAGTCAAAACCTGAAGATAGTGTGCTGGTGGGGATAACCACGAACCCGCCGTTATCGCTTGATGTGATAAAACAACTTTTGCCGGAATGGGAAAAAGAAGCGAAAGAGATTGCGGAAAAACACAGGAATCTTTCTGATAAAGAACTTTTCTGGCGGTTATACCAAAGAATCGTGCTCCGCGGAGCTAAGATGTTCGAGCCAATCTTTAAGCATACACATTATAAACGCGGATACCTCAGCGGGCAGGTGGACCCGCGGATACTCGCGGATACCGCGGAGATGCTCAGACAGGGTATTAGTTTTAACCAGCAAATGCGGAATGTTATGATCAAAATGCCGGGGACTAAGCAGGGAATCTACGGGATTATGCTGCTTACCGCCCTGGGGATACCGACAAACGCAACGTTAACGTTTACCCTAAGCCAGTTGATTGCCGTAGCGGAGGCTGTAAAACAAGGATTAGCGCTTGCACGGGCTAATGGTGTTGATCTTTCACAATGGAAGTCTGTGGTTACTCATATGCTCGGACGGTATGAGGATAATCCTGAGTTCGATATACAGGCAAAGGCTGTGGGTGTGGAAATATCTGAGACTGACCGCCGGTGGGCTGGGCTTGCGATATTTAAGAAAGCGTATAAGATTTATAAGGAACGTCATTATGAGAGTAAACTCCTGGCTGCGTCAATGCGTATCGGGCCGGTGATCAACGGTAAAAAACGTGTGTGGCACGTAGAAAAAATCGCGGGTGGTGATATTGTTTTAACAATATTCCCAAATATTTTTGAAGCATGGCTTGAGAATTATGAAGGTGAAGATATTAAGTCGTATATTGACGAGCCCGTACCCCAGGATGTTGTTAATAAACTTCTGAAGGTGCCGTATTTCCGTGAAGCGTACGAGGAAGGCGCACAGAAGCCCGAAGATTTTATTAACCACCCGGCAGTTATCGCTACAGGTAGCGCGTTCGCAAAGACTGCGGATGACCTCGAGGATTTTATTGTAAAGAAAAAAAAGTAG